A genomic region of Conger conger chromosome 6, fConCon1.1, whole genome shotgun sequence contains the following coding sequences:
- the LOC133130353 gene encoding alcohol dehydrogenase class-3-like isoform X2, with protein sequence MHTFPILLGHEAAGIVESIGPGVTKFSKGDAVIPLFVAQCGECEYCLSPKTNMCKTHWEEFLKGVLFDGTSRITCQGKEIYQFFALGTFSEYTVVPEISLTKIRKDAPLDKVCLLGCGISTGYGAAINSAKVEPGSTCAVFGLGAIGLAAVMGCKAAGASRIFAVDINKDKFPKAELLGATDFVNPKDYEKPISQVLAEMTNGGVDFALECVGSVEVMRAALESCCNAWGTCVIVGYVQEKDMTLAPLSLLLGRTLKGTFFGGWKSVESVPKLVDDYMNKKLKVDEFVTHNLPLKEINEGFDLMTSGKSIRTVIKMT encoded by the exons ATGCACACCTTCCCGATCCTCCTGGGACATGAGGCAGCTGGCATAGTGGAAAGCATCGGGCCCGGGGTCACCAAATTCTCCAAAG GAGACGCGGTCATCCCTCTTTTTGTGGCTCAGTGTGGGGAGTGTGAATACTGCCTGTctccaaaaacaaacatgtgCAAGACACACTG GGAGGAATTTCTGAAGGGGGTACTTTTCGATGGGACCAGCCGGATCACCTGTCAAGGGAAGGAGATTTATCAGTTCTTTGCCTTGGGTACTTTCTCAGAGTACACTGTTGTCCCCGAAATCTCACTGACCAAAATCCGGAAGGACGCCCCCCTGGACAAAGTCTGCCTGTTGGGGTGTGGGATCTCCACGGGATACGGGGCCGCCATCAACTCTGCCAAG gtgGAGCCTGGGTCCACGTGCGCGGTGTTCGGTTTGGGGGCCATTGGTTTGGCGGCAGTGATGGGGTGTAAAGCAGCTGGGGCATCCAGGATCTTTGCTGTGGACATCAACAAGGACAAGTTCCCCAAGGCCGAACTGTTGGGGGCGACTGACTTTGTCAACCCCAAGGACTACGAGAAGCCCATCAGCCAGGTGCTGGCAGAGATGACCAATGGAGGGGTGGACTTCGCCTTGGAGTGTGTCGGCAGTGTGGAAGTGATG AGAGCTGCTCTGGAGTCTTGTTGTAATGCCTGGGGGACCTGTGTGATCGTGGGGTACGTTCAGGAGAAAGACATGACCTTGGCACCCTTAAGCCTCCTGCTGGGCCGTACACTGAAGGGAACTTTCTTTGGGG GATGGaagagtgtggagagtgtgccCAAGCTGGTCGATGACTACATGAACAAGAAGCTCAAGGTGGACGAGTTTGTGACCCACAACCTTCCCCTGAAAGAGATTAATGAGGGTTTTGACCTCATGACAAGTGGGAAAAG CATTCGAACGGTCATCAAAATGACCTAA
- the LOC133130353 gene encoding alcohol dehydrogenase class-3-like isoform X1: MGTEGKVIKCKAAVAWEPRKPLSVEEVEVAPPKAHEVRIKIVATGVCHSDLAVLRETPLPQGGMHTFPILLGHEAAGIVESIGPGVTKFSKGDAVIPLFVAQCGECEYCLSPKTNMCKTHWEEFLKGVLFDGTSRITCQGKEIYQFFALGTFSEYTVVPEISLTKIRKDAPLDKVCLLGCGISTGYGAAINSAKVEPGSTCAVFGLGAIGLAAVMGCKAAGASRIFAVDINKDKFPKAELLGATDFVNPKDYEKPISQVLAEMTNGGVDFALECVGSVEVMRAALESCCNAWGTCVIVGYVQEKDMTLAPLSLLLGRTLKGTFFGGWKSVESVPKLVDDYMNKKLKVDEFVTHNLPLKEINEGFDLMTSGKSIRTVIKMT, encoded by the exons GTTATTAAGTGTAAGGCGGCGGTGGCTTGGGAGCCACGGAAGCCTCTTTCAGTCGAAGAGGTGGAGGTGGCCCCTCCCAAAGCCCATGAGGTCCGCATTAAG ATTGTGGCCACTGGGGTGTGCCACAGTGACTTAGCAGTCCTGAGAGAAACACCACTCCCACAAGGTGGAATGCACACCTTCCCGATCCTCCTGGGACATGAGGCAGCTGGCATAGTGGAAAGCATCGGGCCCGGGGTCACCAAATTCTCCAAAG GAGACGCGGTCATCCCTCTTTTTGTGGCTCAGTGTGGGGAGTGTGAATACTGCCTGTctccaaaaacaaacatgtgCAAGACACACTG GGAGGAATTTCTGAAGGGGGTACTTTTCGATGGGACCAGCCGGATCACCTGTCAAGGGAAGGAGATTTATCAGTTCTTTGCCTTGGGTACTTTCTCAGAGTACACTGTTGTCCCCGAAATCTCACTGACCAAAATCCGGAAGGACGCCCCCCTGGACAAAGTCTGCCTGTTGGGGTGTGGGATCTCCACGGGATACGGGGCCGCCATCAACTCTGCCAAG gtgGAGCCTGGGTCCACGTGCGCGGTGTTCGGTTTGGGGGCCATTGGTTTGGCGGCAGTGATGGGGTGTAAAGCAGCTGGGGCATCCAGGATCTTTGCTGTGGACATCAACAAGGACAAGTTCCCCAAGGCCGAACTGTTGGGGGCGACTGACTTTGTCAACCCCAAGGACTACGAGAAGCCCATCAGCCAGGTGCTGGCAGAGATGACCAATGGAGGGGTGGACTTCGCCTTGGAGTGTGTCGGCAGTGTGGAAGTGATG AGAGCTGCTCTGGAGTCTTGTTGTAATGCCTGGGGGACCTGTGTGATCGTGGGGTACGTTCAGGAGAAAGACATGACCTTGGCACCCTTAAGCCTCCTGCTGGGCCGTACACTGAAGGGAACTTTCTTTGGGG GATGGaagagtgtggagagtgtgccCAAGCTGGTCGATGACTACATGAACAAGAAGCTCAAGGTGGACGAGTTTGTGACCCACAACCTTCCCCTGAAAGAGATTAATGAGGGTTTTGACCTCATGACAAGTGGGAAAAG CATTCGAACGGTCATCAAAATGACCTAA
- the LOC133131281 gene encoding uncharacterized protein LOC133131281 yields the protein MAKAAVRMPSHPPTDLLMGSRPLEERFMGTCPWELWVGYVNYVPLVGTSANMVDGFIALLQGDRKTAEAKGYKDFLDSAGIRDLKPGSILQNAEGQTVVGCSAKVSKDINDYIIQAVKPGASKTVRAARAAKAGAELYKELSMSFETLRGKLEGRGINLAKDVKQNKRSSRGEHVFNNALLRLYGSIIDEFIQRHLPGSNRLTLVSRIPNSSVSDAFQGNASDGKHINLTAGQRRNISTWVVHIPDNIVYIPLNNMLFAHMTATIRCNAVDYMHSFRLGKNNGNALDNLAEGVAWMNGHRVYLDPQALEIWFAENTNLAEQFCATEHGVQRMLRYLDPQNPLDPPNPQRQTLLDDFVNDLRQAGTNI from the exons ATGGCCAAGGCTGCAGTCAGGATGCCGTCCCACCCACCGACAGATCTGTTGATGGGATCCCGCCCACTAGAGGAACGGTTCATGGGAACGTGCCCATGGGAATTGTGGGTAGGATATGTGAACTACGTGCCCTTGGTGGGCACTTCTGCCAACATGGTGGACGGCTTCATTGCGCTGCTCCAAGGAGACCGAAAGACCGCGGAGGCCAAGGGCTATAAGGACTTCCTGG ATTCAGCTGGAATCCGTGACCTGAAACCAGGGTCCATCCTTCAGAACGCCGAAGGCCAGACAGTAGTTGGGTGCAGTGCCAAAGTATCCAAAGATATAAATGACTACATTATACAAGCAGTAAAACCAGGGGCGAGTAAAACCGTCAGAGCTGCAAGGGCAGCCAAGGCAGGTGCAGAGCTATACAAAGAGCTTTCCATGTCTTTTGAGACCCTCAGGGGTAAACTGGAAGGGCGTGGTATAAACTTGGCCAAAGatgtgaaacaaaacaaaaggtcTAGCCGGGGAGAACATGTTTTCAACAATGCCCTGCTTAGGCTATATGGCTCGATAATCGATGAGTTCATTCAAAGGCACCTCCCAGGCAGTAACAGATTAACGTTGGTTAGCCGCATTCCGAACAGCAGCGTTAGTGACGCCTTTCAAGGGAACGCCTCAGACGGCAAACACATCAACTTGACTGCTGGTCAGAGACGAAACATTAGCACCTGGGTAGTTCACATTCCCGACAACATAGTATATATCCCATTAAACAACATGCTGTTTGCACACATGACAGCCACTATTCGGTGCAATGCTGTTGACTACATGCATTCTTTTAGACTGGGGAAAAACAATGGAAACGCGTTGGATAATCTCGCTGAAGGGGTAGCGTGGATGAACGGACATCGCGTTTATCTGGACCCACAGGCTCTGGAAATATGGTTTGCTGAAAATACAAATCTAGCTGAGCAATTTTGCGCAACTGAACATGGGGTGCAACGAATGCTGCGGTACCTGGATCCCCAGAATCCCCTGGATCCCCCAAATCCACAGAGGCAAACTCTGTTAGATGATTTTGTGAATGACCTGAGACAGGCAggtacaaatatttaa